A DNA window from Vigna unguiculata cultivar IT97K-499-35 chromosome 10, ASM411807v1, whole genome shotgun sequence contains the following coding sequences:
- the LOC114165484 gene encoding uncharacterized protein LOC114165484 produces the protein MCGLGSGVIKFNGLNYADWYKQIQFQLGVFDLDLAIVMDEMPPVINETSTADEKTLYEAWQRFNRLSLNLMRMTMAENVKPSMPKTENAKEFIRLIKEYSQSDITDKSIVGTLMSELTTKKFDWSQPIHDHVTGMANIAAKLKSMGMDVNESFLVHFIMNSLPPEFGQFQVNHNTIKDKWNIQEIKSW, from the coding sequence ATGTGTGGTCTAGGCAGTGGTGTGATCAAGTTCAATGGCTTGAACTATGCTGATTGGTACAAACAAATCCAGTTTCAATTGGGTGTGTTCGATTTAGATTTAGCCATAGTTATGGATGAGATGCCCCCAGTCATTAATGAGACCAGTACAGCAGATGAAAAAACTCTTTATGAGGCTTGGCAAAGGTTTAATCGGCTGTCTTTGAACTTGATGCGCATGACCATGGCGGAGAATGTGAAGCCATCTATGCCCAAGACTGAAAATGCAAAGGAATTTATAAGGTTGATCAAGGAGTATTCACAGTCGGACATTACTGATAAGTCCATTGTGGGAACTCTCATGAGTGAGTTGACAACCAAAAAGTTTGATTGGTCACAGCCCATTCATGATCATGTAACAGGGATGGCAAACATAGCTGCAAAGTTGAAGTCAATGGGAATGGATGTTAATGAATCCTTTCTGGTACACTTTATTATGAACTCTCTTCCTCCTGAATTTGGCCAGTTTCAAGTGAATCATAACACTATTAAAGATAAATGGAACATTCAAGAAATTAAGTCATGGTAG
- the LOC114165485 gene encoding uncharacterized protein LOC114165485, translating to MAKSRINRVLISPEWLEYWPDSKQYIKGRQVSDHCALLLKSVTMDWGPKPFKSLNIWFSDPSFKNTVKQSWESYFGIGNSMTTLKEKLKKLKHDLKAWNKEVFGIIGQKIQSLSSEIGKLDQKDDESNLDEGDRSRRMHLLSELTLLLQKESSLLNQKAKVKWLEQGDINSKYFHSKIRWQRSMNELKGVDMDGVWCEDPAKIREERMTIGI from the exons ATGGCAAAGAGTAGAATAAATAGAGTATTGATTTCCCCAGAGTGGTTAGAGTATTGGCCTGACAGCAAACAATATATCAAAGGTAGACAAGTATCTGATCACTGTGCACTTCTGCTTAAATCGGTTACAATGGATTGGGGACCTAAGCCATTCAAATCTTTAAATATATGGTTTTCGGATCCATCCTTTAAGAACACGGTCAAACAGTCTTGGGAGTCTTATTTTGGGATAGGAAATTCAATGACAACTTTAAAAGAAAAGCTAAAAAAGCTTAAACATGATTTAAAGGCCTGGAACAAAGAGGTATTTGGAATAATAGGACAAAAGATACAAAGCCTCAGTTCGGAAATAGGGAAGCTAGATCAGAAGGATGATGAAAGTAATTTAGATGAAGGTGATAGATCAAGACGAATGCACCTTCTAAGTGAGTTAACATTACTCCTACAGAAGGAAAGCTCTCTGTTAAATCAAAAGGCAAAGGTTAAATGGCTTGAACAAGGGGATATAAACTCTAAATATTTCCACTCTAAGATTAGATGGCAAAGAAGCATGAATGAGCTAAAAGGAGTGGATATGGATGGAGTGTGGTGTGAGGATCCAGCTAAGATAAGAGAGGAG AGAATGACAATAGGCATTTAA